The nucleotide window ttcgaCTCTATCGACAGATTTATAGTGGTTGGTAAATTGCAAGCACATGACGCCATGGGCTAGCTGGTACCTTAATCCAAGCCTTGCCATAAGCTTGCTTTTCAGTAACACGGAACCATGCGTTCGCTCTTTGGTGACCATAACTTATGCTTATTCATGCATTTCGAAGCACTCTCGCCTTATCGATCCATCAAATtttttgagaaagaaaaaaaaaacaattgaggGTTGAATCTCAACCCCAAAAATAGCATTCATTCATTTGTATTTCTTTTAATCTATCAATGCAAACAAATAGTAGGTTAAAAATCAATATAACCTTATCGAATAAAATGGACACACGTATTAGTGTCATTTGTCATCTATAAACCAATTAGATCATCATTCAAAAGGACAGTTTTACCACCAAACAAAAGCAATAAAGTTTCCATCCAGGTAAGGTTAAATAGAAAATGACATTATAAATTAACTACTTTTAAGATAAGATAGGCTCAAATATTAAAAAATTCTTTGAAATTTACTATCAGAAATTTTATTAGATTCGTTTGAGTTAGAAACCAAGGATAATAAGAATAATACAGCAAAACCTAAGGAGAAAGCTTCAATTTCAATTAAGCAGtttgttttgtttaatagtaAGGGTAGTAGATTTATACATTAGTTGGTGATAAAGAGGACAAAGTTGGTTAGCTGAAATAACAAATTCTACAGTTAATCAGTTCTACAACTAAGCAAAAATGATGAGTCATCCTTTCTCAAATCTTATCAGGAGCAATTCTAGAATTTGCGCACATTCTTCTGGTTTTTTCATCTTTAGAAAATTAACAGAGGATTTCATTCGGATCTGCAAGTCCAAGTTTCTTGCAGATTTGACTGAAAACAAAAGGAGGAAAAGGTTTTGTCAGAATATCAGCTAGTTGTTCTTCTGAGGGAACAAAGTTAACAACCAGCTGACCACTTGAGACTTTCTCCTTAACAAAGTGAAGATCAATTTCCACGTGTTTAACATTAGCATGATGCGTAGGATTGGCAGCCATTGAAATGGCGGAGATGTTATCACACCAAACAGTAGGTTTTCCGTCTAGTATGACTCTCAATTCATGTAGAAGTTGCTGCACCCACACAAGTTCAGAGACAAAATTTGCTAAGCTACGATATTTTGCTTCGGATGTCGAGTGAGAGACTACTTGTTGCTTCTTAGAAAACCAACTCACTAGATTTCCCTCCAGAAAAATGGAATAACCAGAAATGGATCATCAATCCTCACGACATGAGGCCCAGTCTGCATTAACAAAGCACTCTAAACTCATGACCCCAGATGTGCAAAAGTAAAGTCCATGAGTGATTATGCCTTTGAGACATCAGAGTATTCGTTTGGCAGCTTTCCAATGGATATCCCGTGGTGAATTCATGAATTGACTAACTTTATTTACGATATATGCAATATCAAGTCGTGCAAAACAGATATATTGAAGCGCATCAACAGCTTGTCGATATATGTGAACATTGGTGAAAGAGTGTCCACTTGTAGCAGTAAGTTTGGGAGTGACAGCCATAGAAGTAGGTACCAAAGATGCATTATCCATGGATAACCTGTGCAATAAGTcactaatatattttttttgactAAGTAATACACCTTTGTGGAGTTGTGTGATTTTCATGCTAAGAAAAAATTGTGTCGATCCCAGATCTTTTAAAGAAATTTGATGGTTCAGATGAGAAATTACTTCACCAATTTCAGTGGCACATGACCTAGTAACAATGGTGTCATCAACATATATTATTAGTATTGTTTGTGATGTAGATATGTTACGAATATGTAATGAGTTGTCAGCCTGTAAAGAAACAGAGCAGAGTTGACTAGTGAGGTACCAATGTAATTAATCAGACCATGCTTGAGGGGCTTTTTGAAGGCTATACAACAGTTTATTCAAACGACACACAAGAGGTTGTCCTTTACCATAAATAATTTCGAACCCGGGAGGTTGTGTCATGTATATCTCCTCTTGTAAGTCATCGTTTAAAAAAGCATTGTTAATGTCAACTTGGCATAGAGACCAACCTTCCTTCATAGCCAATGCAAGTACTATTCAAATTGTGCAAGAGTGAACCACAGGGTTCTATGTTTCAGAATAATCATTACCTATCTTTTGTGAACATCCTTTAGCAACCAATCGGACCTTGTAACGAGCAACTGAACCTTCTGGgtttctttttactttgaaaaGCCATTTGCACCTGACTGCCTACGATATGGTGGAAGAGTTGAGAGAGACCATGTTTGGTTTTTCGAGAGAGCACATAGCTCCTCCTCAATAGCATGACGCCACTCAGGAAATTTCacagattcatgtatatttatgGGGTCTTTAGGAACACTAGAAGCTTCTTTCAGAAATGATTTTAGTTTAAAGATTCTAGCTTTCCCTCCAGTCACCATGGGATGAGTGTTTTGTGGAGGATGAGGGGGTAGGAGAGGTGAGTTGGAAGGTATCGAAGGTGTGAATCTGGTGAGTTAGAAGGCAAAAAGGGAGTAGTAGAGTAATCCGATGTGGTGGAACCATTGGTGTCTATATTTGGCCAAGGTGAAGGTGTAGGGAATGGTTGAGATGATGTAGTAATTAGAGTAAGCGGGGGAATGTGTGGTTTGAGGATGGAGTCAATATGGGAGTGTGATTTGGGTAGGAATGGGGACTGTGGTTGACTAAAGGAAAATACATGTTCCTCAAATCGAACATGCCATGAAACATATACACGACCGTTGGCATCTTGGCAGCGATATCCCTTGTGTTTTGGAGAGTATCCCAAGAACACATATGGGGCATAATGAAATTGCAGCTTGTGAGCATGATAAGGCCTCAAAAATGGGAAACAGAGACACCCGAATGTACGGAGAAACTTGAAATAACAAATTGTAAAACTAATCAATTCTACAACTCAGCAAAAATGATGAATCATCATTTTTCAAATCTTATCAGGAGCAATTTTAGGATATGCTAATAATATGTGTGAAACCATAATCGTGaatcaaacttttaaaattaaaattttaaaattaactctTAAtgttacaaataaaaataaaattgtaaaaaaaaaaattaaattatataatgtaTAAATATTGAGGATTAAACTTTTAAGAATTAATACTAaagtaacataatatataaatgttgaAGATTAAAATTCTAATTAcatcaattttaaaagttaacAAGTTATATTTTCGTTAATAATTTAAAAGTTGataactaaaaagaaaaaaattaaatagtttagtgattgaaaaaaaattattaataattaggTGAGTATAAGTATAATTTActcaaaattaaaaagtaaatgcTTATCTAAATCTAGTTCTAATGTATTGAATACCGACCATTAAAAATTGAACAATCTATTTATCCCGATTTTTAATAATTGGAGTATCTACTTCAAATCTTTATGCTTACAAGATAATACTTTTGTTATAGGGGataggatgaaaaaaaaaatctaggTAAAGATGAACTGGATTTTAAATTTGCTACTACCAAATTACAGAAACACATTTTAATCGGAAAAAAAAAATAGTGcagaagaaggagaagaagaaaaaaaaacggTGGCCAGAGAAACAAAGTGTTTTATCCAGTGTGGACAAACATGCTCTCATTTGGACCAACAAAGCAAAATAATTTGATCCAAAATAAGCGaagttaaaaaattgaaaaaattaataatGGCACCTCCAGCTCCAGCAACCCAATATCCATAACATCTGGCTAAGGCCATAATAATTGTCAGAAAAAGACCATAAACAATTTGTCCTTTTCCTTTAAGATCTCACAATAGCTGCAATCGTTGGATCTTTTGGGGCCACATGCTTTACTTGTGGTTACCATTTCATTTCCCAATTCCTTGCCCATTTGCTCATCTCTCTCGCACATTTAAACCCAACTTTTGTGCTTCGCTTGTCTCTCTCTTTGTTTCAGCCTGTGAAAATCAGTTTGTTTTCAACAGGTCAGTattaaccctttttttttctttatattattGGTTTGATTGTTTATTTTTAGTTCATTTTAGTCCATTTATGGCTGTTTTATACTTTTTTTTCTTGGTGGGTTTTCATTGTTTTATAATTTTCTCCCCTTTTTGGTAAAACAGAGTTCATTTTTCCAGTGAATTTGTGGACTTCTCTATGTGTTTGTGTGTTTTTATTGCTTGATGACAATAGTTGGAACTGAATTATTAGAGAATTGAAATTAATTGTTTCTGATCTATTGATTGCTTCATTCAATCTTCGTCTTGAGCTGTTGGGACATTTGCCAAATGATACAATTACAGTATTCCCGGTACAAGTAACATAATGGCCCTAAGAGTGATAGTGTATTTTGTCCCTTCTACTTAAAAATGACAAATTAGATCAAATAGAAAAttgatttttacatgattgacGGAATAACCAAAAAGTGAAACATGGTGTATCATGTGTATCTTGTATTGACAAACATAGAgcaatttttaatagtagaaatggacaTAACAGAAGGGATAGTTTACTCTTTAATCGAACAAACATGgattaatttgttcattttttttaGTAGAGAAGATAAAATGTAATCTGAGTACTAGTACAGGCGCATTTATGGTACTTTTACCCCCTACTTTTACTAATAGGAAAACATGCATTTAAGCACCTTGAATCTATATCTTCAAGATTATTACAATACCAATGGTGTCAATTGAGCTAATGCTGAATAGACTATTTAAAGACTATTTTTGTGTGGCCTTGATTTAGATTTTGTGTTTTGCCTATAGCTTTGAGCTGTTCAAAGGGTGTTTCATTGGTGGTGGGCTTATTTTCATTGTTGATCCCTTCCATGGCATTTACTTCAAGCAAGGTCCCAAATGGGTCAGTTGTGACTAAGACTATTGGTAACACTAACCATCGTGGTAAAATCTATCCTATAACTCGAGGGTTTGATCATCGGAGACTGAGAAATACAGGTCTTTTGATGGCAAAGTTGAGGTTTCCAAACGAACGTTTGGGAAACATATATGAAAAACCTGGTGGTTTCGGTGTCACTCGAGGATCTTCCCTgatatgcttgtcctcaagaactCAAAAGTCTGAAACCGATTGCTCGGATGCATCTAGGTAAGATCGTAATTCTCGATGCTTGAACATAGTGATACTTTTTCGAGTTCATCTTAAACTTATTGTATGGTACTGTTTCGAGCCAGTGCACAGATTGCCGAAGACGAAGTTGGTCATTCAAGCATGCATGGGAGAACTATACATTCAAGTCCCGGCTTGGCTGAAGCTTGTAGATTCGCTTGTAATGATGCAAAATTTGTAAATGAAAGGGCTCGTAACGACATTGTTTTGCTTTCTCGGTATTAAGCAATCCCTAATATCTGTCGAAATAGCTTGCCGTGATAATCATATGTTGGTATAATATTGGTGGTCATTCGGTAGCTTATTGTTGTGCTATTGTCCTGTTTCCTTCAGTGGAATAATGAGGCTGGATGCTCGTGCTCGTCAGGATGTCGCTATTCTCGGGTCAGGATTTCTTAAACTTGATGGTAAGCTCTTAATGAATTAGTGCACGAAATGCATTTAGCTAACATTTTAACCGAGACGGACTATGCTATGTAGCTAGGGCAAGAGAAGATACAGAAAAAATCGACCGAGGTGTGAAGAAAAAGGCCGAACGTCTTCACCATATTGCCACTGTATGTGTATTTAGTTAGTAAATTCCTTTTTCGTGGGATTAAGACATATCACAGTATCCTTGGATCTAATGTTGTAAAGAACCTTGTATCTTTTTAGATCTTAAAAGCCAAGGCCGAATCTAGATTGAAAAAGGCCGCTGATAAACATTGGAGTGACGGTGCATTAGAGGTACTTTTCAAATATTGATACATAGTTTTAATGTCTCGAAAAATATAGTATTCCACTTATAGCAATAAAATATATGAGGTGTTTCCATCCAGGCTGATCTGCGCCGTGCCGATTTCCGTGCTAAGCAACGTGCTATGGAGGATGCTCTAATGGCTTTGGAGGTGAGGTTCGATCTTATAGGGTTATATCTGAAATCCTGTATTTGCGACAAAGAATGTAATCTATTCTACATTTGTATGCGTTTGTTGGTTGTCTGCAGTTTGTGAAAAACATTCATGACATGATGGTGAGCAAGGTGTACAAATTGTAAGTTCCCTGCATTGAATGATTATCGAGCATTAAAGTGTTAAATTTTGACCCTTTTTTGTTTGTGTATGTCTTATCCAGCCCATTGCGATGGGAAAAAGGTTCACTATCAGCTAATGATTTGATGCTCGAGAAAAACGGGAAGACTCTCGATTTCTTTAATGGTGAAGTGTCTACCGATCGCATTAGTGCTATTCAGGTCCTTTTGTGAATTGCTCTTTCCCTATTGTTTCCTTTACTAGTTGCATTTTCACAACATCGAAAACCATTTATGTTCATGACATATAGGAAGCTTACTGGAGTATAGCATCCGCACTTTCCGAAGCCGATGGAATCGACTACACCGACCCCGAAGAGGTCCAAAACTAAGTATTCGTATTCATATTACTTTGTCTGGTGATTTGAGCAAAGCTTTATTGTTTGTTTATTTACTCGCTCTTTCCTTTCTGGATCAGCTCGAGTTGTTAGTAATGACACTTATAGATCTTGATGCCATGGATGGTAAGAGCAGTGTATCGTTGTTGCAAGAGTGTTCGAGTTCCCCCGATGTCAATACGAGGTACGcccttataattttttatttagggAATGTTTCCCATGTTATGTAATCTTCTTCACCTTTCGTATTGGTGCAGACAAGCATTGGCTAATGCACTAGCAGCGGCTCCGTCTATGTGGACACTCGGAAACGCCGGCATGGGCGCATTACAGGTACCTTTGGTTTATTTTTTAAAGGGTAAATTACACTAGTAATTAGGCAACTATCAGTAAATTTCATTTTTAGTTACCCAACAATGAAAAGTTAGTCACTCCACTGGTCACTCCACtattcaattttttcttttcttgttaTCAGCCTGCCAATGGTAACAGcttttaaaattaacataatagTAACTTTATCCCACAACATTTATACATTGTGTCAATTTaatcttgatttttaaaaaaatctaaacatTTACATGTTTTGTATAATTTGATCTTTTTGCGGTTTTGCTTTATTTTGTGACCCTTTCACCTGAAAAGGTAAAAAACAAAATTATCAActaaatttgattgaatatataaAAAATGGAAACATACAAAAATCTAATATGATAATTTTCCTATTGTtttcattcttttaaaattaaccctcaatattacaaagaaaaacaaaatataaaaagaaaatcgAATTACACAATCTGGAAATGTTAgaaagtttaattttttaaaattaagactaaattgatataatttgTAAATATTGAGGATTAAAgttattatatcaattttaaaagttgTCCCAAAAAACAAAATTGTTAAtgttttcttcttcttcgatgtaGAGGCTGGCAGAAGACGACAACCCGGCGATTGCGGCGGCAGCATCTAAAGCGATTTACGAACTAAAGAAACAATGGGAAATAGAAGAAGGGGATAGCTGGAGGTTTATGATGAATATGAAGCCATCGGAGGACATAGATGGAGATGATGAAGATAACTAATTAAgaagaaataattttaaaaagaaagtGGAAATTCATACTGTAGATATCTACACATACGGTTTTTAACTGGTTGCAGGCAAGTGATGGATCCATATGATGTTTGATGTTAGATTTCATTACTTCCTGAAGAAGTAAAAACCATTAGAATTTGTGTTGTAGTTTATGTAAGAACAGACTTCTTTTTCTTAATGGAAATCTTATTTTTCTGCGTTATATTGAAGTTCGATTAAACTTAAAGTTGAGTTTGTCGGATTTCTGAATAAGGTAATGCTCTTCCCCCAAGAGTTGAATTGGAGAGCTTATAAAGATCCTGCTATGTAAAGGTATTGAGGTTGTAATTGAGTCAGTAATATGAAGTTAAGAGGACTACCTAGAAATTTAGGGCTTGTGAATCCGATTTCTACTTTTAAGTTTTGAGTtcaattaagtttaattattaattttcatatttaattttgaaattttggtttcaaaatatatattaaagataaaaGGCTCGATAAGTTTGAGAGCCGTTCAAATCgagtattattaaatttaaatttagttcAACCGAAAGCTTAAGCTACTTGAGTTTAAATTCAACTTCATATTATTAATTCGAGCTTgatttttttagtttaatttaaataatttgtgAGTATCGATATCTCATTTGTACATATGATTAATTATTATCACTTGAAAAATCtctcattttaatgatttttttcaaatttaatttcaaacctaaaatttttattctAAGATAAAATGTGGTAGGAAAAAGTCATTGATATATTCTTAAATTACATTTAATTCATAAGCAAAGTAGAAGATTTCAAAATCACATATTTGGCTAAATAATAATTACATATAATTTTATTACTCAATAAATATAGATTCaaatctccttttattattattttcctttaattcaatctaaaaagaataaattttaatGACATTTAATTAATCTATCGTATTATATTTCATAACTTGTAATCAATcatatgataaaatatataaattgttaaatgtattaaatactatattattttcatattcattATCTTATTTATAATCTTTCTATTTTTAGATATGGGACCACAATTTtcttttttccccaaaaatcacTATACCACAATTTtcttttttccccaaaaatcacTATCTCTTTTCTaatttctaattatatttttttccATTTAATTTCACTCCAACTAGTGTTTATTTCGaagattaaaatattttaatttaaaattaaataattaaacttTCCAAGGTAAAAATATTACAGAAGCTTTTGtactaaaaattaaattacattttgCTTTCTTTACTTAAAAATAAGTAATGTAGTTTATGTATGCCGAtcaaagaaaaattttatttatttatacaatTAAAAACTATTGTGACTAACATAATAACCATACAATAACACATGATGTACCATATGTACATTATCTTTGAAGTATAAGAATCACTCTTTAATAGTAGAAaactataaataattaatttatttaataaaataattaatttatttttaatttaacttacagaaattaatttacttatttttgaataaaagatataaaatataatttaaataataatgcaGAACTTTCACAATATTTTTCCCAAACTTTTTTAACTTAAAACCCAAaccaattttagaatttttttcatttttttccctCCACTTTGttgttgaaaatattaaaaaccaTACTTGCAAAACGACATCATTTTAAACCGTTCGATCATCATCTATCAAACAAATCCTATCCGTTCATTTctttccaaaaataaaaattacaacttTACTTAATTTATTTTGGCAAAGTGATCAAAGAGTAGTAAAGCTTAAATCTTTATCTTTATTTTCTGTTCTCTctgaaaaatttctaaaattttgaagctTCGTTGAAGGAATTatcgtcttttttttttttcccttttcttctttgattttttttttgggggttttttgAGGTGCAAATTGCAAAAGCAGGCAAAATTAATGGCTACTGAAGAGGTCAATAAGCCTCCTTCACTTCCTTCATACCCACAGGTACATTCATCTACTCTCACTCAAcagttttttatattttgtttcttaaatttttaaccatgataaaaaatttatctttaattttcgtttttagtgttttttttttaaatttgatgaaagtttactcttttttttttaaagaaaaatgaaagaaacccGTTTTTATACAACCGCCAAATTTGCTAGATTTTGATCTATTTTGGTCCTTATTTGTTCTTCTTTTACTAACTTTAGATTACTACACTTTCCTTTTTTGTTTATAAACTgtcatatttaatatatatattcattttctTTGCATGAATTTCTTCGTTTTTCACTGATTATTTTTCTGATTTCTTGTGTTAAAAAAATGGGTtttgttgtgtttttttttttttaatttgtagttttactttgaaattttgatttttttttagcaCAAAATGGTGAGCTTTGTATCTTAAAACTGATATAAATCTTAATGTATTTTTTGTTCATGCAGCTGATTATGAACGCCATTGAAGCATTGAACGACAAGAATGGTTCTAACAAGACATCAATATCCAAATACATTGAATCCAAGTATGGAGATTTGCCTGCTGGTCACACTACTCTCCTTTCACACCACCTTAATCGTATGAAACAAACAGGGGAACTTGTCTTCTTGAAAAACAATTACATGAAAGCTGACCCTAATGCACCACCTAAACGTGGTCGTGGTAGACCACCTAAACCCAAGGTTCCATTACCACCAGGTGTGGTTTTAACCCCTGCTAGGCCTAGAGGTCG belongs to Gossypium arboreum isolate Shixiya-1 chromosome 7, ASM2569848v2, whole genome shotgun sequence and includes:
- the LOC108464475 gene encoding senescence-associated protein AAF, chlorolplastic — protein: MAFTSSKVPNGSVVTKTIGNTNHRGKIYPITRGFDHRRLRNTGLLMAKLRFPNERLGNIYEKPGGFGVTRGSSLICLSSRTQKSETDCSDASSAQIAEDEVGHSSMHGRTIHSSPGLAEACRFACNDAKFVNERARNDIVLLSRGIMRLDARARQDVAILGSGFLKLDARAREDTEKIDRGVKKKAERLHHIATILKAKAESRLKKAADKHWSDGALEADLRRADFRAKQRAMEDALMALEFVKNIHDMMVSKVYKFPLRWEKGSLSANDLMLEKNGKTLDFFNGEVSTDRISAIQEAYWSIASALSEADGIDYTDPEELELLVMTLIDLDAMDGKSSVSLLQECSSSPDVNTRQALANALAAAPSMWTLGNAGMGALQRLAEDDNPAIAAAASKAIYELKKQWEIEEGDSWRFMMNMKPSEDIDGDDEDN
- the LOC108480895 gene encoding HMG-Y-related protein A-like, with amino-acid sequence MATEEVNKPPSLPSYPQLIMNAIEALNDKNGSNKTSISKYIESKYGDLPAGHTTLLSHHLNRMKQTGELVFLKNNYMKADPNAPPKRGRGRPPKPKVPLPPGVVLTPARPRGRPPKDPNAPITSSKPGTGKPRGRPRKMARPEGGITGNSTLLSTGSGRPRGRPPKVKTSPLTEVSVGH